Proteins encoded in a region of the Cytobacillus pseudoceanisediminis genome:
- the ypfJ gene encoding KPN_02809 family neutral zinc metallopeptidase, translating to MKWKGRRASSNVEDRRGMGGGGKTLIGGGLGGIIILLIFTFLGGDPGELLGNMAGTDSGTAVPYEESEQEKELADFVSVVLADTEEVWTEIFEEQGLQYEEPTLVLYSGSVQSACGAASSSVGPFYCPGDQKLYIDLSFYEELQRKFQAPGDFAMAYVIAHEVGHHVQTLLGTTEEIMPLRQRMSEEKFNQYLVRFELQADYYSGVWANHAQGMGYLEEGDLEEALNAATAVGDDTLQKRAQGYVVPESFTHGTSEQRKSWFYKGFQNGTIKGGDTFKQRN from the coding sequence ATGAAGTGGAAAGGCAGAAGAGCGAGTTCTAATGTAGAAGACCGAAGAGGCATGGGCGGAGGGGGAAAAACCCTGATTGGCGGCGGCCTCGGCGGAATTATTATTTTATTGATATTTACCTTCCTCGGCGGTGATCCGGGAGAGCTTTTAGGCAATATGGCCGGAACAGATTCTGGCACAGCTGTACCGTATGAAGAATCAGAACAGGAAAAAGAGCTTGCTGATTTTGTCTCTGTTGTGCTTGCGGATACAGAGGAAGTCTGGACGGAAATATTCGAAGAACAGGGATTGCAATATGAGGAGCCGACCCTTGTTTTATATTCAGGCAGCGTACAGTCTGCATGCGGGGCAGCGTCCTCTTCCGTTGGGCCTTTTTATTGTCCGGGCGACCAAAAATTGTATATTGATTTAAGCTTTTACGAAGAACTGCAAAGAAAGTTCCAGGCTCCTGGCGATTTTGCCATGGCCTATGTCATAGCCCATGAAGTAGGGCACCATGTGCAGACCCTGCTTGGAACGACTGAGGAAATCATGCCGCTCCGTCAGAGAATGAGTGAAGAAAAGTTTAATCAGTATCTTGTCCGTTTTGAATTGCAGGCCGATTATTATTCAGGCGTTTGGGCCAACCATGCACAGGGAATGGGATATTTAGAGGAAGGCGATCTGGAAGAAGCCCTGAATGCTGCAACGGCAGTAGGGGACGACACCCTTCAAAAACGGGCGCAGGGCTATGTAGTGCCGGAAAGCTTTACCCATGGAACGTCAGAACAAAGAAAGTCATGGTTCTACAAAGGATTCCAAAACGGAACCATCAAAGGCGGAGACACGTTTAAACAAAGAAATTGA
- a CDS encoding cupin domain-containing protein translates to MNSQTQTFQLADDGQIPNNPDLPVIIYKAVFKEQPDEIEAAFNRHQWTGSWTGGVYDYHHYHSNTHEVLGVKAGQATVLIGGDQGERLELHQGDVILLPAGTGHKNAESSPDFEVVGAYPGGTSPNMKKKDPSDRVQALAEIKNVPVPQTDPVYGDEGPMLEEWKE, encoded by the coding sequence ATGAATAGCCAAACCCAAACATTTCAGCTGGCGGATGATGGACAAATACCCAACAATCCGGACCTTCCTGTTATCATCTACAAGGCCGTTTTTAAGGAGCAGCCTGATGAAATAGAGGCGGCTTTTAACAGACATCAATGGACCGGCAGCTGGACGGGCGGGGTATATGATTACCATCATTATCACAGCAATACTCATGAAGTACTGGGTGTCAAAGCAGGACAAGCAACCGTCCTCATCGGCGGTGACCAGGGCGAGCGCCTTGAACTCCATCAGGGCGATGTTATTCTCCTCCCGGCAGGGACAGGGCATAAGAATGCGGAAAGCAGTCCGGACTTCGAAGTCGTAGGTGCCTATCCTGGCGGAACAAGCCCGAATATGAAGAAAAAAGACCCATCAGATCGTGTACAAGCATTGGCAGAAATAAAAAATGTCCCTGTTCCGCAGACTGATCCTGTCTATGGTGATGAGGGGCCGATGCTTGAAGAGTGGAAAGAATGA
- a CDS encoding GGDEF domain-containing protein: protein MQGSRIFMVSLFIVSLFTALISDGIIVESSSYIKALFIYLLFSCLYHHLRIISRNGNTSIDYGINYSLSIGLFTGPLGLFIFEVIYRFSVYLYKKQTKTDDPDEFFHTFYNIGSFVMSNSIAFYLFNLLYPLFQDAAFGFWIIMLILITVTSMLSDIFLITVFKLTGDIKTKQEAIDFIKTRSVLDMGKIAFTNGLLLLFLNEGKWEMLISLFILNYLVSRSFLSKSQMLQNKIERDKFEQMAYTDFLTGVFNRAYMDKKMTELNQSAEHIAIVVADIDKFKRINDSYNHAVGDQAIRHFADSLKSYLSKDDYLFRSGGEEFTIIMRFRSYEECLNLAQKIRKGIENSTFHADFKDQSISLSYTASFGLFYYKVNKLLSIEKAYVYADQLLLQSKDMGKNRLSSREESIHQHSPKEAVLTNA, encoded by the coding sequence ATGCAAGGCTCCAGAATATTTATGGTTTCGCTTTTTATTGTTTCACTTTTTACAGCTCTGATCTCGGACGGGATCATTGTCGAGAGCTCTTCATATATAAAAGCACTCTTCATATACTTGCTGTTTTCCTGCTTGTATCACCATTTGCGGATTATCAGCAGAAACGGAAATACGTCCATCGATTATGGAATTAATTACAGTCTCTCCATTGGGCTTTTTACAGGGCCATTAGGTTTATTTATATTTGAAGTCATCTATCGATTTAGTGTTTATTTATATAAGAAACAAACAAAAACAGACGATCCGGATGAATTTTTCCATACGTTTTATAACATTGGCTCCTTTGTGATGAGCAACTCTATTGCATTCTATTTATTCAATCTGCTGTATCCCCTCTTTCAGGATGCGGCATTCGGCTTTTGGATAATCATGCTTATTCTGATTACCGTAACATCCATGCTTTCAGACATCTTCCTGATTACCGTGTTTAAATTGACAGGAGACATAAAAACGAAGCAGGAAGCGATTGATTTTATCAAAACAAGAAGTGTACTGGATATGGGGAAGATTGCCTTTACTAATGGTCTTTTGCTGTTATTTCTTAATGAGGGCAAATGGGAGATGCTCATAAGTCTGTTTATACTTAATTATCTTGTCAGCCGTTCCTTTCTGTCGAAATCACAGATGCTGCAGAATAAAATCGAACGCGATAAATTTGAGCAGATGGCCTATACCGACTTCCTTACTGGTGTTTTTAACCGTGCTTATATGGATAAAAAAATGACGGAACTTAATCAATCGGCGGAACACATCGCGATTGTAGTGGCAGATATCGACAAGTTCAAAAGGATTAATGATAGCTATAACCACGCCGTGGGCGATCAGGCAATCAGGCACTTTGCCGACTCATTGAAGAGCTATCTTTCCAAAGATGATTACTTGTTCAGAAGCGGCGGAGAGGAATTTACCATAATAATGAGATTCAGGTCATATGAAGAATGCTTGAATTTAGCTCAGAAGATACGCAAAGGCATTGAAAACAGCACATTTCATGCCGATTTTAAAGACCAGTCCATTTCTCTATCCTACACAGCATCCTTTGGCCTCTTTTACTATAAAGTGAACAAGCTCCTTTCTATTGAAAAAGCCTATGTTTACGCAGACCAGCTCCTTCTGCAGTCTAAGGACATGGGAAAAAACAGGCTATCCTCCAGGGAAGAATCAATTCATCAGCATAGCCCTAAAGAAGCAGTACTTACAAACGCATAA
- a CDS encoding ParM/StbA family protein encodes MTNSRIAAVDVGNDSIKAIFGKLDSELNIPNVIARDVEDRPVIGIEELDSKNPLEGIHIRVHSPALKENNAIYRVGHLATKSDNATELDPGSSKSEEDQTLVMLFSALALDAVQKDGSTGFKKSGNVIDANYTLGTGLPLREVKEGKDAGYRSKLLGSVHQVEFLVTPKYQGQKVNIKFDEIKVYPEGFAAYINLVMDNNLNIINKDLIDKRILIQDIGGLSTDIAVIKNRNVDDDKAQGFNLGVSEALESIREEIRSKHGVELDSRRDVVEIITKKNDRNHIMVKGSRTSVHDITDRILLDLAKKQYRLLRNVWQKNSQTEICYFVGGGSIVLKDYLKTLNNNLDGYNIDFFEDEKESIWMMANAYYKLISDFSRRTNKDKADQDKKPVKAN; translated from the coding sequence TTGACGAATTCAAGAATTGCAGCAGTTGACGTAGGAAACGATTCTATTAAAGCAATCTTTGGAAAACTGGATTCAGAATTAAATATACCGAATGTGATTGCGAGAGATGTTGAGGACCGCCCGGTTATCGGGATAGAAGAACTTGACAGCAAAAATCCGCTTGAAGGCATACATATCAGAGTCCACTCCCCTGCCCTGAAAGAAAACAATGCGATTTATCGTGTGGGGCACCTGGCAACGAAAAGCGATAACGCTACTGAATTAGATCCGGGCAGCAGCAAATCTGAAGAAGATCAGACATTAGTCATGCTATTCTCTGCTTTGGCATTGGATGCTGTGCAGAAAGATGGTTCCACAGGCTTTAAAAAGTCCGGGAATGTGATTGATGCAAACTACACACTGGGAACAGGACTTCCTCTTCGTGAAGTAAAGGAAGGCAAGGATGCGGGCTACCGTTCCAAATTGCTGGGCTCTGTCCATCAGGTTGAGTTCCTTGTGACACCGAAGTACCAGGGGCAAAAAGTAAATATCAAGTTTGATGAAATTAAGGTATATCCTGAAGGCTTTGCTGCTTATATCAACCTTGTAATGGACAACAACTTAAATATCATCAATAAGGATTTAATTGATAAGCGTATTTTAATTCAGGATATCGGCGGACTATCAACGGATATTGCTGTCATTAAAAACCGCAATGTTGATGATGACAAAGCGCAGGGCTTCAACCTTGGGGTATCTGAAGCTCTTGAATCCATCCGTGAGGAGATTCGTTCGAAACATGGCGTTGAACTCGACAGCCGTCGGGATGTCGTGGAAATCATCACGAAAAAGAATGACCGCAATCATATTATGGTAAAAGGAAGCCGGACAAGCGTACATGATATTACAGACCGAATTTTGCTTGATCTGGCTAAGAAGCAGTATCGCCTACTCCGCAACGTTTGGCAGAAAAACTCCCAGACGGAAATCTGCTACTTTGTCGGCGGCGGCTCTATTGTTTTAAAAGATTATCTGAAAACATTAAATAACAATCTGGATGGCTATAACATTGACTTCTTTGAGGATGAAAAAGAAAGCATCTGGATGATGGCCAATGCTTATTACAAGCTGATCTCTGATTTTTCAAGAAGAACGAATAAAGACAAGGCGGACCAGGATAAAAAACCTGTTAAAGCCAACTAG
- a CDS encoding glycoside hydrolase family 13 protein — MKKVWWKEAVGYQIYPRSFQDSNGDGIGDLQGIIQRLDYIKGLGIDVIWICPMYKSPNDDNGYDISDYQDIMEDFGSMEDFNQLMDEVHKRDMKLILDLVLNHTSDEHQWFIESRSSKENPKRDWYIWRDGKNGKEPNNWESIFGGSAWEYDEKTEQYFLHVFSTKQPDLNWENKEVREALYDTVNWWLDKGIDGFRIDAISHIKKRAGLPDMPNPKKQKYVSSFDMHMNQEGIHEFLKEFKDRTYANYDVMTVGEANGVTVDEADLWVGEEQGKMDMIFQFEHLGLWDAETNPEVDIVELKKVLTRWQKGLEADGWNALFIENHDKPRVVSTWGNDEEYWHQSATSMGAMYFLMQGTPFIYQGQEIGMTNVQFPSIDDYDDVAVKNLYRLKKEEGMSHQEIMDIIWASSRDNSRTPMQWSSRDNAGFTTGQPWMKVNPNYKEINVEVQSQDQESILSFYKKMIRLKKENEVFTYGQYDLLLEEDKQIYAYTRTSDDDKVVVITNLSTKEASFEAEFKLSNDQLLLNNYPVDTHEDSDSIMLKPYEARVYRLR, encoded by the coding sequence ATGAAGAAGGTTTGGTGGAAAGAAGCAGTAGGATATCAAATTTATCCGCGCAGTTTCCAGGATTCAAACGGAGATGGAATTGGTGATCTTCAGGGAATCATTCAGCGGCTTGATTATATTAAAGGATTGGGGATCGATGTCATCTGGATTTGCCCAATGTACAAATCCCCTAATGACGATAATGGCTATGATATTTCAGATTACCAGGATATCATGGAAGACTTCGGTTCCATGGAGGATTTCAATCAGCTGATGGATGAAGTCCATAAGCGCGATATGAAGCTGATTCTTGATCTTGTCTTGAACCATACAAGTGACGAACATCAATGGTTCATCGAATCCCGTTCATCCAAGGAGAACCCGAAGAGGGACTGGTATATTTGGAGAGACGGAAAGAATGGCAAGGAACCGAATAACTGGGAAAGCATTTTTGGCGGGTCAGCATGGGAATATGATGAGAAGACTGAACAGTATTTCCTGCACGTTTTTTCTACGAAGCAGCCTGATTTAAACTGGGAGAACAAAGAAGTCCGTGAGGCTTTATATGATACGGTGAACTGGTGGCTGGATAAGGGAATCGACGGTTTCCGGATTGATGCCATCAGCCATATCAAAAAGCGTGCCGGCCTGCCTGATATGCCGAACCCAAAAAAGCAAAAGTATGTTTCTTCCTTCGATATGCATATGAACCAGGAAGGCATTCACGAATTTTTAAAGGAATTTAAAGATCGCACATATGCGAACTATGATGTGATGACAGTGGGCGAAGCAAACGGTGTTACCGTGGATGAAGCCGATCTTTGGGTCGGTGAGGAACAGGGTAAAATGGATATGATTTTTCAATTTGAACACCTTGGCCTTTGGGATGCAGAAACCAATCCAGAGGTTGATATTGTCGAGCTGAAAAAAGTTCTTACCCGCTGGCAGAAAGGTCTGGAAGCTGATGGCTGGAACGCTTTATTTATCGAAAATCATGATAAGCCCCGTGTCGTTTCAACATGGGGAAATGATGAGGAATACTGGCACCAGAGCGCGACATCCATGGGTGCCATGTACTTCCTGATGCAGGGAACGCCATTCATTTATCAGGGACAGGAAATCGGCATGACCAATGTCCAATTCCCATCCATTGACGATTATGATGACGTAGCCGTGAAAAACCTGTACCGCCTTAAAAAAGAGGAAGGCATGTCCCATCAGGAAATCATGGATATCATCTGGGCCTCTTCCCGCGATAACAGCCGTACGCCTATGCAGTGGTCTTCCAGGGACAACGCAGGATTCACAACAGGACAGCCATGGATGAAGGTTAACCCGAACTATAAGGAAATCAATGTGGAAGTCCAATCGCAGGACCAGGAATCCATCCTTTCGTTCTATAAAAAAATGATTCGATTGAAAAAAGAAAATGAAGTCTTCACCTATGGCCAATACGATCTGCTTCTTGAAGAAGATAAGCAAATCTATGCCTATACCCGTACATCAGATGATGACAAGGTAGTCGTCATCACGAATCTTTCAACAAAGGAGGCATCTTTTGAAGCTGAATTTAAGCTTTCTAATGATCAGCTTTTATTGAATAACTATCCGGTTGATACGCATGAAGATTCGGATTCAATTATGCTTAAGCCTTATGAAGCCCGTGTTTATCGATTGAGATAA
- the ybaK gene encoding Cys-tRNA(Pro) deacylase — translation MAKGKTNAMRMLDAQKVDYELITYDNQDGKIDGVSVAAKIGKDPEAVYKTLVAQGHSKQIYVFIIPVAEELDLKKAAKAAGEKKVEMIPVKDIQKLTGYIRGGCSPVGMKKQYPSFVDAKAAGLDLIIVSGGKIGMQMELKAEELQKAIGAELADLIK, via the coding sequence ATGGCAAAGGGTAAAACAAACGCGATGCGTATGCTGGATGCTCAGAAAGTGGATTACGAACTGATTACATATGACAACCAGGACGGCAAAATCGATGGGGTTTCGGTTGCAGCGAAGATTGGCAAAGATCCTGAAGCTGTCTATAAAACTCTAGTTGCTCAAGGCCACAGCAAGCAGATCTATGTTTTTATCATTCCGGTGGCAGAAGAGCTTGATTTGAAAAAAGCCGCTAAAGCAGCCGGCGAAAAGAAAGTGGAAATGATTCCGGTCAAAGATATCCAGAAGCTGACCGGCTACATCCGCGGCGGCTGCTCTCCCGTCGGTATGAAGAAGCAGTATCCCTCTTTCGTTGATGCAAAGGCAGCGGGACTTGATCTGATTATTGTCAGCGGAGGCAAAATTGGCATGCAGATGGAGCTCAAAGCGGAAGAATTGCAGAAGGCCATCGGAGCTGAACTTGCGGATTTAATTAAATAA
- a CDS encoding PRK06851 family protein: protein MAGKILKYFAGGNTARGFHNLFESNLQGLDRLFILKGGPGTGKSSLMKAIGAELSEKGYDLEYIYCSSDSQSIDGVIIPSLKAGIVDGTAPHVIEPKAPGAVEEYINLGEAWDSRALAAKREEITLLSGQISNSFAAAYDTFAEALRIHDEWEKIYIENMNFQKADELTKKLISVFYGNAKLNKTPSVKHRYLGAATPIGAVDFVPNLTEDIQKRYFIKGRPGSGKSTMLKKLAAEAESRGFDIEIYHCGFDPHSLDMIIVRELGLAIFDSTAPHEYFPDRDGDEIVDMYEVTINSGTDEIYAEQLKDISTRYKNKMTEAISYLARAKTQRDTLENIYVSAMDFAVVDRIKEKVRSELLLISEKVSIRE, encoded by the coding sequence ATGGCTGGGAAAATACTGAAATACTTCGCCGGCGGGAATACAGCCCGGGGGTTCCACAATCTATTCGAATCGAACCTGCAGGGGCTTGATCGCTTATTCATTTTAAAAGGCGGCCCAGGAACAGGCAAATCATCACTGATGAAAGCAATCGGAGCGGAACTGTCCGAAAAGGGCTATGACCTTGAATACATTTATTGCTCATCTGACAGTCAATCAATCGATGGCGTGATCATTCCTTCTTTAAAAGCAGGCATTGTCGACGGAACAGCGCCGCATGTGATTGAACCGAAAGCACCCGGAGCCGTCGAAGAATATATTAATCTCGGAGAAGCTTGGGATTCAAGGGCGCTGGCTGCGAAAAGAGAAGAAATAACTTTACTGTCTGGTCAGATCAGCAATTCCTTTGCAGCGGCCTATGACACATTTGCCGAAGCACTGAGAATCCATGATGAATGGGAGAAAATCTATATAGAAAATATGAATTTCCAGAAGGCGGATGAATTGACCAAGAAGCTGATCTCCGTCTTCTATGGAAATGCAAAATTGAACAAAACTCCATCTGTGAAACATCGTTATTTAGGGGCAGCCACTCCGATTGGAGCGGTGGATTTCGTGCCGAATCTTACGGAGGATATTCAAAAAAGGTACTTCATTAAAGGGCGTCCGGGTTCCGGCAAGTCAACGATGCTTAAGAAGCTGGCAGCAGAAGCTGAAAGCCGCGGATTTGATATTGAAATCTATCATTGCGGGTTCGATCCGCACAGCCTGGATATGATCATCGTTCGCGAGCTGGGCCTCGCTATTTTTGACAGCACGGCGCCGCATGAGTATTTTCCGGATCGTGATGGAGATGAAATCGTCGACATGTATGAAGTTACGATCAATTCAGGCACAGATGAAATTTACGCTGAACAGCTAAAGGATATCAGCACCCGTTATAAAAATAAAATGACCGAAGCCATATCCTATCTGGCACGGGCCAAAACCCAGCGGGACACGCTGGAAAACATCTATGTAAGCGCCATGGACTTTGCAGTAGTTGACCGGATCAAAGAGAAGGTCCGCTCTGAGCTGCTGCTGATTTCAGAGAAAGTTTCAATAAGGGAATAG
- a CDS encoding YjiH family protein, with protein MILFDASRKKHSSSDLIKFLIPSLIGISLFMVPIKYQGDITIPIAIFSGWIQNLLADYLPEIMTFIIVITLLGTLLAKFAKPAFIEKSPFFKNLFDVPYIWAAARFIGAVFAVITLFQIGPEQIWSENTGGLLLNDLLPILFSVFLFAGLFLPLLLNFGLLEFFGALLTKIMRPVFKLPGRSSIDCVASWLGDGTIGVLLTSKQYEEGYYTKREAAIIGTTFSVVSITFSLVVISQVNLGHMFVPFYLTITAAGFLCAIISPRIWPLSRKPDTYYNGQESELDESIPEGHTSASWGLQQAVAKASTNQSLKAFFQDGAKNILDMWMGVAPIVMALGTLALIIAEYTPVFAYLGMPFIPLLELMQVPEAKAASETLVVGFADMFLPSVIGAGIESEMTRFIVASVSVTQLIYMSEVGGLLLGSKIPVTLWDLIIIFIQRTLITLPVIVLAAHILF; from the coding sequence ATGATATTGTTTGATGCATCCAGAAAGAAGCATTCTTCTTCAGATCTAATAAAATTTCTCATACCTTCTTTAATTGGAATCAGCTTATTCATGGTTCCGATCAAATATCAAGGGGATATTACAATTCCTATAGCCATATTTTCAGGCTGGATCCAAAACCTGCTCGCAGACTATCTTCCTGAAATTATGACCTTTATTATTGTCATTACACTTTTGGGTACATTGCTGGCCAAATTCGCTAAGCCCGCTTTTATCGAAAAAAGCCCTTTTTTCAAGAACCTATTTGACGTTCCCTACATCTGGGCTGCAGCGAGATTTATAGGCGCTGTTTTTGCAGTTATTACCCTTTTTCAAATCGGTCCTGAACAGATCTGGTCTGAAAATACAGGCGGACTTCTCCTAAATGACCTTCTGCCGATCCTGTTCTCGGTCTTTTTATTTGCCGGGCTGTTCCTGCCTTTGCTGCTGAACTTCGGATTGCTTGAATTCTTTGGCGCACTTTTAACAAAAATCATGCGTCCTGTATTTAAGCTGCCTGGAAGGTCATCGATTGACTGTGTGGCATCCTGGCTTGGCGATGGGACCATTGGTGTTCTTCTAACCAGCAAACAGTATGAAGAAGGCTATTATACGAAAAGGGAAGCGGCCATTATTGGCACAACCTTTTCCGTCGTATCCATTACCTTCAGCCTTGTTGTTATTTCACAGGTGAATCTTGGCCATATGTTTGTGCCTTTTTACCTGACCATTACAGCAGCGGGATTCCTTTGCGCCATTATCAGCCCTAGAATCTGGCCCCTGTCCAGAAAGCCTGATACGTATTATAACGGCCAGGAATCCGAGCTTGATGAGAGCATCCCTGAAGGACACACATCAGCAAGCTGGGGACTCCAGCAGGCTGTTGCCAAAGCAAGCACAAATCAGAGCTTGAAAGCCTTCTTCCAGGATGGCGCCAAAAACATTCTGGATATGTGGATGGGTGTAGCCCCGATTGTCATGGCTTTGGGAACCTTGGCTCTGATTATCGCGGAGTATACTCCTGTTTTTGCTTATTTAGGAATGCCATTCATTCCATTGCTTGAATTGATGCAGGTACCGGAAGCAAAAGCCGCTTCGGAAACACTTGTGGTCGGATTTGCTGATATGTTCTTGCCTTCCGTTATCGGTGCAGGCATCGAAAGCGAAATGACACGATTTATCGTAGCTTCAGTATCCGTTACCCAGCTGATTTATATGTCAGAGGTGGGCGGACTTCTGCTTGGCTCTAAAATCCCTGTAACATTATGGGACCTGATTATTATCTTTATCCAAAGAACGCTTATTACTTTGCCGGTGATTGTGCTGGCTGCTCATATTCTTTTCTAA
- a CDS encoding ABC transporter permease, producing MFRFRLYWTFTKKAFLRSAVYRFDVWSRLGSNLIFLLMWGSIWTALYAGREEAGGVSFESMLTYIVVSQFLSGVNGAGTPLWEIQEKVRTGDISLELMRPFDVPLRYLFADFGSVAFYILTALLPLYTVMFIFMDLTLPSSWETWALFIVSAFIGFLIRYCIEMSFGLLSFFLVETGGIVDVFYFAMSLLSGSVIPLWFFPGWLEKMALYLPFQGIYYIPNAIFIGRISGIEILLSLGVQLFWAAASYLLLRFVWNRASQKVVVQGG from the coding sequence ATGTTCAGGTTTCGGTTATATTGGACCTTCACAAAGAAGGCCTTTCTTCGATCAGCCGTTTATCGATTTGATGTATGGTCGCGGCTTGGCTCAAATCTTATTTTTCTGCTGATGTGGGGTTCAATTTGGACTGCTTTATATGCCGGAAGGGAAGAAGCTGGCGGCGTCAGCTTTGAGTCCATGCTGACATATATTGTGGTCAGCCAATTTTTATCTGGAGTAAATGGGGCGGGCACCCCGCTGTGGGAAATCCAGGAGAAGGTCCGGACCGGAGATATTTCCCTGGAATTAATGAGGCCGTTTGATGTGCCGCTCCGCTATCTTTTTGCCGATTTTGGCAGTGTGGCCTTTTACATACTGACAGCGCTGCTCCCTTTATATACAGTCATGTTCATTTTTATGGATTTGACATTGCCCTCTAGCTGGGAGACTTGGGCTTTGTTCATCGTATCCGCTTTTATTGGATTCCTGATCCGCTATTGCATTGAAATGTCTTTTGGGCTGCTTTCCTTTTTTCTCGTTGAAACAGGCGGGATTGTCGATGTCTTTTACTTTGCCATGTCCCTTCTTTCGGGGTCAGTCATTCCTCTGTGGTTTTTTCCGGGCTGGCTGGAAAAGATGGCGCTTTACTTGCCGTTTCAGGGGATCTATTACATACCAAATGCGATTTTTATAGGCAGAATCTCTGGAATTGAAATCCTGCTTTCCCTGGGTGTCCAATTATTTTGGGCTGCAGCCAGTTATCTGTTATTAAGGTTTGTCTGGAATCGCGCATCCCAAAAAGTAGTGGTACAGGGGGGATAG
- a CDS encoding ABC transporter permease, which yields MSVLKYLDLYFKLISAGVRAQLQYRFAFVMRIVGLITSYTGTAVTMWIMLYQFQELGSWTFYEMLFLFAVAVLSWGFCIILFFHFRGLDTYILNGTFDRFLVRPINPFFHFMAMKFDVASFGQFIFSIGIFIWVSFELQLDWTIGKSLFLLLSVVGGILIQGGLLVMISALAFWTTKSEQFYWVAMYPARNLTNYPLVIYPKAVQWFTAFVVPFGFVNYFPAAVLLEKETPFFPENIGYYSPLVGIVFFAIAYYIWMLGLKRYKSTGS from the coding sequence GTGAGTGTTTTAAAATATTTGGATTTGTATTTCAAGCTCATCTCCGCAGGTGTAAGGGCCCAGCTGCAGTACCGGTTTGCCTTTGTCATGAGGATTGTCGGGCTGATCACATCTTATACAGGCACTGCTGTCACGATGTGGATCATGCTTTATCAGTTTCAGGAACTGGGCTCATGGACCTTTTACGAGATGCTGTTTCTATTTGCTGTCGCTGTTTTATCCTGGGGATTCTGCATCATTCTCTTTTTTCATTTCAGGGGGTTGGATACCTACATCTTAAACGGCACATTTGACCGCTTCCTTGTCAGGCCGATCAATCCATTTTTTCATTTCATGGCGATGAAGTTTGACGTTGCATCTTTTGGACAGTTCATCTTCAGCATCGGCATTTTTATTTGGGTCAGCTTTGAGCTGCAGCTGGATTGGACCATCGGGAAAAGTTTGTTTCTGCTGTTATCCGTGGTTGGGGGAATCCTCATCCAGGGTGGTCTGCTTGTCATGATATCTGCCCTCGCTTTCTGGACGACAAAATCGGAGCAATTTTACTGGGTGGCCATGTATCCGGCCCGAAATCTGACCAATTATCCTCTGGTCATCTATCCGAAAGCCGTCCAATGGTTTACCGCTTTTGTCGTTCCATTCGGCTTTGTGAATTACTTTCCCGCGGCTGTGCTTCTGGAAAAGGAAACGCCATTTTTCCCTGAGAATATTGGGTATTATTCGCCGCTTGTCGGCATCGTTTTTTTTGCCATAGCCTATTATATTTGGATGCTCGGTTTAAAGAGGTATAAGAGTACAGGTTCATGA